The Gossypium arboreum isolate Shixiya-1 chromosome 2, ASM2569848v2, whole genome shotgun sequence region GTCCTTAAAAATACATTTTACTGGAACTTGCAATTGTCATTTCAGGTGAACTGCTATGAGGCCGGTCCTCGCAGGGGTCGAAGCCAGAGTAGAAGTCACATTAAGAGTCCAAGGGGGAATCAAAGGtatgtataaattttatttatcttttgctTCATCTCCTGTGTTTCTCCTTGCATACACAAACATTGAGAGGTAGACACCCAAACAATCTCCATGCTTGCATGTGTATAGCCACAACCGTATGCCTGTGGCTATCGTCTTTACCATGGTTAGACTGATTCTTCATCTTTATCCAGGTCTGTATCAAAATCGAGGTCACCTTCACCTGCCAGATTATCCAGGTATGTATATAATTTGAAGTTTGATATATGTTATTTTAGTTAAGTAGTCATTTTCCTCTCCGATTGTGCTCATTTTTGCATCTCTTGCTTACACGTGCACAGATCAAGGTCAAGGTCCAACTAATTGCAGGTAAGTTGTTTCCATCAGTAATTGCAGTGGACAAGTAATAGTGTATATGTAGGTAGACAAAAAGATCAATTGCTGAAAGCATGAATTAAGTTTcttgaaatcaaaataaaaacaacCCAAGGGTGTTTAATCTATGGGTTGGTTTATGTTGCATCTGTAGATAAAAAATTGGATGCCTATTATTTGTTCATAGGAAAATACCAACATACCATGATAAAAACTTTCAAGCAGTTTTCAGGTTTTGTTGCTGTTGCAGGAATGTTTGCAGAATGGCTAGCATCTGTTGAGTTTCCTGTTGACTTGTAGCATTAGAAACTTGAATAGATATATGAATATTTTGGTACCATATGGTTGTGACTTGTGAGGATAGCTCAGTATCTTTATGGTGTAATCTTGTATTGTACCCGCTTATTTGGATACATGTACTGGGTGCTTGTAATGGGACTGATTTGCACCTTTTGACTTGCTAGTTTCTTGACAGAAATTAAAAAGCAATAACAGCTTATTTGAATACAAGTTAAAGATTAAGACTAGTTATGGATTTTTTTTCTGGCAGTTATGTTCCATATAGAGATGGCACAATAAGACTTTTATTTGTAATAAAATTTAAGCCTTATTATTATGAATATGGAGCAAAATTGAGCATCAACTTGTACTAAATTCACCATAGTTCACTGGAAGTGTCGAGAGTCGAAACATTTGGTTTGCATCAGACTATATATAACGCTTAGCTTATATCTCAACCGACGGTTCCATCGTTTTACAAACTTGGAAACCAAACAATTAATACAGAAATTAATTTGTCAATTACATTAAAATGCCCAAATGTCAACTTTAAAACCATAATGTTGACAATAGTGTATACAACGTAAATAAATACATGTATTTGCTAGGAATTAACCAATGTGTAGTGATGACATTATACTTGCAgtataatttgattcaattgaaAGCTGTACAAACACGCCTGATTTCTCCTTTGGACCCTGTTTTGACACCAATTTGGCCCATCTTCACAATGGAATCAACGAAATCAGATTCAAAAGATGGTCCAAAAATAGGAGTGAGGATTCCAAAATAGGAGTCAACTACCATCCTGGTAGTTTCATCGTCGTATAGCCTGGCATCAGATTCCAACACTGCAAACCCATTCCTGATGTTGTCCAGTATCTGTTTATCAAAAGTCCGCTCACTGCCTCGATCCATTGGTAACCTCACATTCACGTCTCCATTCTGTGGGCAAATGGATTGCAGCTGTGGTAAAAAATCAGGGTTTATTGCAGGGTCTGAACCCCCAGCAGGTGAGAATTTGTAAAGCCGTTTGGTCATGAAAAAACAAGCTGTCGTTCCAATTGTATGCGCCGCTGCATGCATTTTCATTGGAAAAACAAAATAGCATTAGATGCTCAAGAGTCAAAAGTGGAGGACCATCATTCATAGTTGTAGATTCAATATTTAATTGGCACAGTCAACAAAGTGAAAAAAAGCTTCACTGAAACCTTATCTATCCTATAGTAAGTATGACAGGCTATTGTTCATGAATCTAGCctggaaaggaaaaaaatcaaACTTGAAAATACCAGCTTACATGCCTAGCATGGCCCTTAATTAgtaacatacatacatacatatgtaaGTATTCCTAAGTCATGATATATCAGTTGAGTTCCTACTGCAACCATGAGATCATCAAACATgcatgagagagagagagagagagaaaggggTAATTTACCGCTGAGAAGCACAAGGTCTTTCTCAGAGAGCCCTTTCTGAAGAAACTTAGCCTTAAGTTGCTGGATTGAGTCACTAACATCTGGCATGTTAGCCGCCAGAGAAACATCCGAAACCCTTCCATCTCTACGCCCTGTTGGAACTTCATATGACGGTCCATTTGCCTATATGCCATACATACATAGAAGCAATCATTAAATGTTGAGAGAAGAAAACAATTTACACCCACAAATGAAATATATTAATATACCAAAGCTATAGCATCTCGAGCTGCTAAGGCAACTATATCAGCACAAGAAACCACTCCCGGACATGTAGCTTCCAACTGAGCTTTGGCTTGCTCTATCACTTCAAATCCCCCAACTCCTTGGTGACCAAATGCATGCCTCTCTGCTTTTGGACCATTTTCTATCAGGATTGAACCATCACAGCCCTGATGATATCACACAGACATTATATATAATGAGAATCCTAACATAATGTTAATGAAgaatgaagaaaagagagaaagagagagaccTCAACAAAGCAGTCATGGAAATGGAGCCTGAGCAAGACAGGAGGGATGTTGGAGATAGACTGAGCGGCATTTCGAACAACGCTGGACACAATGGACTCAGCATCTGGGCATGTGTTTGAATAGAACCCCACTCTTAGTTGGCCTTGAACAACTCCAATGGCAAAAAATGCTagcaaaaggaaaacaaaacccATTGTTTTCATGATGTTAAATACACCGTATAATAGTGATAATCAACAAGACGATGTCCTCAAAGatgaacaaatatatatatgtatatagtcgctaaaaaacaaaaagaaggaaGAGGAATTTAAGTAAGCGGCGGAAGGGTCAGCAGCTCTTAAGCTGACAGCTTCTGGGATAAAGAAGCCAATGTGTCAACTCTCACCCAAAATTTGCATGTGCTTTCTCATTTTTTCTACTTCTACTTATACTACTCCCAATcccaactcttttttttttctttttaaattccatCTATATGCAAATATATCTTTTTAATGTATGATTCCATATTTATATGAATCCAAGATTTAGCaacactttttttttatatagATTCATagcaattattatttttatataagaaAAGAGTGTGATTCAATGGAAATTATTGCTCATCATGATACATTCTCGAAGAGTTTCCAATTATTAAGTGCAACTATCTTCCACAACTACCAAAATATAAATGCATTATACATTTGTTGAGGAAGGGCCCAATTCGTTCTAATCCTTTTCTTATGAGAGGATGGAATTTGGagagaataatttttttttctaaattgaattaaaacataattttaaaattttaaacagatACAAACATTACTTGAAGAAACATGTGTTTATtaaatatattatcaaattctTGCACGTATTTATTTTTGTCAACCCAATTCTTCAGAGAGTTGATTTTCGTatccatttattattattttaaagtaaCGGATGAAGCTGGGAGCTGTCAAAGAGATTGGcagaaaaaagaaagagaaaaatggACTTAATGGAACTCAAAACATGGGTGTCCCCACCCAAAGGGACCATACAGCACATGCAATGAAAGTTCCTTAAGAAATACAAATTGGTGAGCCATTTGGACGTAAGTGTTTAAGTTGGAGATTTTTTTTCCAATACATAAATTAGTCTTTGTAAGTCACTTTTCCATCTGAATAAACTGGTAATTCTGAGTTGCATGGGTGAAAATTGGATGGCTAAGTTTGTGTCTTTAAATCAGGTTTCAAAATGGTAATCTTAATTACACGTTATGTGATGGAATGAAATTGTCTTCACTCGTCGTCCTTGTTGCAAGCTTTCTAGAATCTTGAATTGTTTACAGTTATTCTTTTTGGTCAAATGCTTCTTGGATATCCTTAGAAGCTGGTAAATGGATTGAAGTGGTTTTGCATTCCTATGCTTTGACTGAcagttgtttttaaaaaaaaaaaaaattacatcaaATCAATTGCTTAAAAGCATCACTCGCTTTGTTTTTTTATAAAACCTCTATGATTTTGTTTGGAGCCGCATCAAGAACTTGTAAGCTTCACTTCCATGTTAGACTAGTTTGGCTAATTGATCAGCAATTATGTTTTGTTCTCTAAGCACATGTCTAATTCGCCATCGTCCATCAGATCTCATAATTCACTGGACTGTTCTAAGCATAGTAAGATCTGAATTCTCCAACTAGATATCAATCAAAGCCTGGACCACATCAGGATTATTGGTTTAAATTGTTGCTCGTTTAAATCCTCTATTTAACATTACAAGAAGTCCATCCAGGATAACCCATATTACAGCCTCAAAAGGTGAACATTTCCCTAAGTATCAATTAAATCCCAAAGTTCAATTTTCAATTTGATCCCGCAGCACCCTTCCAGCAGAAGCATTCTCCGTATCTCTAGCCACTGCACCATTAGTGAATAAATAGACCCACGTATCAACATGAGAATTAAAGCTCGACCTCAGAGTATTTATCTTGTGACCACTGTGTTGTAATTCGAATTGTTGAGCCCAACTAATAAAGGCTTTAACAACTTCGATTGTCGACCAAGTAACAttctgaaagaaaaaaaatttctatttttctAGATACATCAAGAAATTAATCCAAAAAGACACGACCAAGTAACGCCACGATCCTGCACTCTCATATAGCAACAAAGGTTAGAAGATAACCAAACCTGAAAAGTATCAGAAAAGAACTTTTGTTGTTGTTCTGTTGGTATCACATGCATCCAAACTTCCTTTGCTGTTGGGCAATCTCGAAGCACATGGGTAATATCCTCAAATCCATGTCTACATATAAGGCAGGAACTGCTATATCCAATCCTTTACCTTGTATGCTTCGAATTTGTTAGAAGTCTCTGCTTAGATGCCAACCAAAGGAAGAATCTCACTCTTTGTGGTCCCTAATACTTCCATGTATTCTTCCAAAAGTCCTTTCTGAGTTTCCAAGTATATTCTTTTAAAGACCAGTAAGCATTATGTGCTGAAAAGGAGCCTGAGGCCGAACAAGCCCAAATCACCCTATCCGAACCTGAATTAGGATGAGGAGGTCGGATACTAACAATATGATTGATCACTTCATCATACAACTATATACAAAATAGATCCAAATTCCAACAGACGTAACCAAATCCTTTAGAGTGTAATTCATGTCTAGATTAGCATAAAAAGGGATTTGCGAACTTAACGGACCAACACCTGGGATCCAGGAATCTTTCCAGCAATGAATATTGGCACCATCTTCAATGGACCAAGCTGAGTTCTCAAGAAAAGGAGGCCATACCTTAGAGAGAGACTACAAAAAATGTGAACATTGACTCCTGGCAATTGAATCTGTAAGTTGCTCTTTCCAACCATATTTTGAACAAAAGACATGAACCCACAATATGTTATTTGTAGAGACTAATTTAAACCCAATCTTCATAAGCAATGACATATTTTGATCATGCAAATGTTGAAATCCAAGAACACATTGAGACTTAGGTTGACAGATGGAGCCCCACCCTACTAAAAAAATTTTCGGATGGCCACCAGAACTCTCTCAAATAAACTGCCGTACTAAACATTCAACCTCTGCACAAATTCCCTTCAGTATCAACATAGACTGCATGAAATAGTTCGAAATGGAAAGCAGAACAGACTATGCCAGGGTTATTCTACCAATGATGGATAATTTCCTCGTATCCTAATTTTTCAATTTACGCCTCACCTTTTCAACCATAAAGCTTAAGGTACTATTAGTAACCCTATCATGCATGAGAGGTACCCCTAAATAAATACCAAGGTTCTGAACTTCTTGAAAACCAAACATTAAACTAATACGATTACTTACATCATCTTCAGTTTTTTTAGAAAAGTAAATATTACTTTTCTGAATGTTGATCTTGTGTCCAGAAAACTCACAAAAATGGTTCAAAACATTTTCAAATAAATGGGCTTGATCAAGCTCTACTTTGCAAAAAATGATTAAGTCATCTGCAAAGAACATATGGGAAAGCACAAGACCCTTTCTTGAAAGATGAATTGGCCTTCACCTACCAAGATCGATTTCCGATCAAATAGTATAACCAAGCCATTCCATGTACAGAATGAAAAGATATGGCGATAATGGACATCGTTGTTGAATCCTCCTAACCGACTTAAATTTCTAAGTAGGAACTCCATTACATAATCTGCATAGAAGAATAAAATATAGTCGACATGATCACTTTTCGAAGAAAGTCAGGTATCTTAACATTTTGCAAAAAAGCATCAATAAATTCTCAACTCGCTTTATCGTAAGTCTTTTCCAAATCCAGCTTAATTGCCATCCAATTCTTCCCATTTCCTTTTCTCCACATAAAGTAGATGACTTCTTGTGCTATAATAATGTTATCTGAGATATTACATCCAATAATGAATCCAGCTTACTTATGTGATATAAAATTAGGAAAAACCAATTTAAACcaatttgaaaacacttttatcaCCAGTTTTTACAAGATAGAACATATACTAATGGGGCAAAATTGGCTAAAGCTTTCAGGATAGCCTTTTTTGGGGATTAGAACAATCAGGGTATTATTCAGTTCTAGTTTAATAGAATTGCTAGCAAAGATCCCCTGTACCCAACCACAAATAACATTACCAACAATATCCTACTGGCTTTGGAAAAATACGCATGGTAACTATCACTTCCCGGAGCTTTCAGTGAGCCATGTCAAATAAAGCCCTCTTAATCTCTTTGTTTGTTACCAGTTCATCCAAGAAAGCAATGTCCAAAGATTTAAGGTGTGGAAAAATATTAGTCAGAAGGTCCCTCATGGGCTCCAGAATTTCACCATATAACCTCTCAAAAAAACCTGCTGCCTCTTTTTAAAGAATACTCTAATCAGAACACCACTCTCCATTATCAATGTGCAAGGCCATGATACGATTAAACTTCCTTCTCTGTACCATACGGCTatgaaaaaaattgtatttttgtTACCTAATTGAAGCCAGTCGCACATTGCCTTTTGTATCCACAATAGCTCATCGTGGTTAAGTACATTTTCCAACTCATTATGAATGTCCATTTCTTGTTGCACTAAATGATTAAAATCAAACTGATCTAAAGCTTATTGGATATTGGAAAGTGTAACCTAAGAATCtataaa contains the following coding sequences:
- the LOC108467162 gene encoding peroxidase 43, producing MKTMGFVFLLLAFFAIGVVQGQLRVGFYSNTCPDAESIVSSVVRNAAQSISNIPPVLLRLHFHDCFVEGCDGSILIENGPKAERHAFGHQGVGGFEVIEQAKAQLEATCPGVVSCADIVALAARDAIALANGPSYEVPTGRRDGRVSDVSLAANMPDVSDSIQQLKAKFLQKGLSEKDLVLLSAAHTIGTTACFFMTKRLYKFSPAGGSDPAINPDFLPQLQSICPQNGDVNVRLPMDRGSERTFDKQILDNIRNGFAVLESDARLYDDETTRMVVDSYFGILTPIFGPSFESDFVDSIVKMGQIGVKTGSKGEIRRVCTAFN